The Megachile rotundata isolate GNS110a chromosome 3, iyMegRotu1, whole genome shotgun sequence genome includes a window with the following:
- the RhoGAP15B gene encoding rhoGAP_ARAP and RA_ARAPs domain-containing protein RhoGAP15B isoform X3: protein MEVKPIPKPRSMLTERPVPAPRKLPPALPATRWHSHSESSQSEKSDDSKSTPDSRSSTNNEFFRNLSTSSRQLKDEISEKMTIKGRAVISSTINASIRLEKSVKNLLTRRLTTMNQDELLRDSADKKLKSPTQDDRCVSLPVDDIFSNISFYSPLNSNLRSVRNEEDLSGMRYSPPPPVYPPPPLPDESIYDELQSVTSGSSRYDTISDKVERDFPDSFDLANLVLNQTSDSDQSLNLSDVNVAVPYDKSDSIKRFSISDSWTYYDTAPGSKSEGVDDLDRISSAEEDILEHDVPLLDRVSSASNESQASIQNSLYENLSTRKEEKETIPAENRQQTSKSLLFEFDPLSRAPEENVYSNNDDLMLLEALLSTNDSPSSSGSILDFQEVVENEEEHEEVENEHPRILAVPPEPPKRFDSLPKSECDTEATDKSATGKNPALLPKLAHLVTRKQPAVPPRKSAKHRSNAVNTALKTEATTSNASTPAPPTPTTPNTPEETSPSTAKATEEHRRVGMIQKLKKLRHESSSHGIKPNVISFVKSGSKLLSRNRDHSGAIPSAKLAKLERPKVAGLQNPATHRGIVYRSGVGMERAKDLVPRALVLADQKLSFYTDKGMSTLKEVIQLDTVYSIHLLQDVKVVDGETVHCIAISCEGRPSVHVFYAKGIIERRVWAQRILEAITCVFPTKYTTELTRTGWAYLKEGVTGTWFPAWVLLHQRTLIYTKSLDPFMAINFGELDLRKARCIVLREQEGPNPGNGSIPVVVVDAGGSGALHVAAPGIHEGSAWRHAIYQAATNCAPALEQQQLTQDNVPVILDKCINFIYAHGIMTEGIYRQSGSNSAVVKLLQAFRRDAWATQITREAYTEHDVATVLRRFLRDLPNPLFPANIHDRLCFTSESNNEDDRVSTYRKLLTTLSPIPAATLRRVLAHLHCLSQQSSRNLMTCENLSAIWGPTLMHAGENSAEEWNRAETRVIGDLIKLYPKLYQLTAADMAKEAKILAVLEKHHVSNNGLRGAPSGDLKIWIYIFSREGECVNVTIGPQKTAYDVCRELAEKTSLSAHELCLEEYTLSGALERPLHHTERVLETVARWGYWDPDDRKDNVLILKKDQLFKDIVPLITPPMTTSGELKFADRKSKNFKNYLFEFSQAKLYCYKDKFCSNKLCEWKIEDIIWYLGHEPKRNPQTGWSITFIAKNKKPTRCKESPFFGNTLAGSLKDEQYKWLAAMTFGEYQLNLRPPSVNLMEP from the exons ATGGAGGTGAAGCCCATACCGAAACCCAGGTCGATGCTGACCGAACGACCCGTACCCGCCCCGAGGAAGTTGCCACCCGCCCTTCCAGCGACTAGATGGCACAGTCACAGCGAATCTTCTCAGTCAGAAAAGAGCGACGACTCGAAATCGACACCGGACTCGCGCAGCTCCACGAACAACGAATTCTTTCGCAACCTGAGCACCAGCTCCCGTCAGCTGAAGGATGAGATCTCGGAGAAGATGACGATCAAGGGTCGGGCGGTGATATCGAGCACCATAAACGCCAGCATACGGCTGGAGAAATCGGTGAAGAATCTTCTCACGAGAAGATTGACCACCATGAACCAGGACGAGCTCCTGCGAGATTCGGCCGACAAGAAACTGAAGAGTCCCACGCAGGACGACAGATGCGTTTCATTGCCAGTGGACGATATTTTCAGCAACATCTCCTTCTATAGCCCGTTGAACAGCAATTTGAGGAGCGTCAGAAACGAGGAGGATCTTTCCGGGATGCGATACAGTCCGCCGCCTCCTGTCTATCCTCCTCCTCCGCTTCCTGACGAGTCTATCTATGACGAACTGCAGTCTGTTACGTCCGGCAGCAGTCGATACGACACTATCTCTGACAAAGTCGAAAGGGATTTTCCAGACTCCTTCGATCTTGCCAATTTAGTACTCAATCAG ACCAGCGACTCCGATCAGAGTTTGAACCTCTCCGACGTGAACGTGGCCGTCCCGTACGACAAGTCTGACAGCATCAAAAGGTTTTCGATATCCGACTCCTGGACGTACTACGACACAGCGCCAGGAAGTAAATCCGAAGGAGTGGATGACTTGGACAGGATATCCAGCGCAGAGGAAGATATCCTGGAGCACGATGTGCCTCTCCTCGACAGAGTCTCCTCAGCATCCAACGAGAGTCAAGCATCCATTCAGAATTCCTTGTATGAAAATCTGTCGACCCGGAAGGAGGAGAAAGAAACTATACCCGCTGAAAATAGACAGCAAACCAGCAAGTCTTTATTGTTCGAGTTTGATCCTCTCTCGAGAGCTCCTGAAGAGAATGTGTACAGTAACAACGACGATCTGATGTTGCTGGAGGCTCTGTTGTCTACGAACGATTCGCCGAGTAGTTCTGGGAGTATTCTGGACTTCCAGGAAGTGGTCGAGAACGAGGAGGAACACGAAGAGGTGGAGAACGAGCATCCACGAATCTTGGCTGTGCCACCCGAACCACCGAAGAGGTTCGATTCGTTGCCTAAGAGCGAGTGCGACACGGAGGCTACTGACAAGAGCGCTACTGGTAAAAATCCTGCTCTGCTACCGAAACTCGCTCATTTGGTGACGAGGAAACAACCTGCGGTACCTCCGAGAAAATCGGCGAAACATCGTTCCAATGCTGTGAACACTGCTTTGAAAACTGAGGCGACTACTAGCAATGCAAGTACACCAG CTCCACCAACACCCACTACACCGAACACGCCTGAAGAAACAAGTCCTTCAACAGCAAAAGCAACAGAAGAACACAGACGCGTGGGTATGatacagaaattgaaaaaactgAGGCACGAATCGTCGTCTCATGGTATCAAACCGAACGTGATCAGTTTCGTGAAGAGTGGCAGTAAATTATTGTCCAGAAATCGCGATCATAGCGGAGCTATACCGAGCGCTAAATTGGCGAAATTGGAAAGGCCAAAGGTGGCCGGATTACAGAATCCTGCGACACACAGAGGAATCGTTTACAGGAGCGGAGTCGGTATGGAGAGGGCGAAGGACCTGGTGCCAAGGGCACTGGTATTGGCGGACCAGAAGCTCTCGTTTTATACGGATAAGGGCATGTCTACTCTCAAGGAGGTCATTCAACTCGACACAGTGTACAGCATTCATCTTCTACAGGACGTAAA GGTAGTCGATGGCGAAACAGTACATTGCATAGCAATTAGCTGCGAAGGAAGACCGAGTGTTCACGTGTTCTACGCTAAAGGTATCATCGAACGTAGAGTTTGGGCACAGAGAATATTGGAAGCGATTACTTGCGTCTTTCCCACGAAATACACGACAGAGCTGACGAGAACGGGATGGGCTTACTTGAAG GAAGGCGTCACAGGTACATGGTTTCCGGCCTGGGTTCTTCTGCATCAAAGAactttaatttatacaaaatctctagatcctttCATGGCCATAAATTTCGGAGAATTGGATCTTCGAAAAGCACGATGCATTG TTTTGCGAGAACAGGAAGGACCAAATCCCGGAAACGGCTCCATTCCAGTAGTGGTTGTGGATGCAGGAGGTAGCGGGGCCTTGCACGTGGCTGCACCAGGAATTCACGAAGGATCTGCATGGAGACACGCTATTTATCAAGCGGCTACCAATTGTGCTCCCGCCTTGGAACAACAACAACTCACGCAGGACAACGTACCTGTGATTCTCGACAAGtgcattaatttcatttatgcTCATG GTATAATGACGGAGGGTATTTATCGTCAAAGCGGATCCAACAGCGCTGTTGTCAAATTATTGCAAGCGTTCCGTCGAGACGCATGGGCGACGCAGATCACAAGGGAAGCCTATACGGAGCACGACGTGGCCACGGTTCTCAGAAGGTTTCTCCGTGATTTACCGAATCCATTGTTTCCTGCCAACATTCACGATCGGCTTTGTTTTACCTCAG AAAGCAACAATGAAGACGACAGAGTTTCAACCTACAGAAAACTGTTGACCACCCTGAGTCCTATCCCAGCAGCAACGCTCAGAAGGGTTCTTGCTCACCTGCATTGTTTGAGTCAGCAAAGTTCCAGAAACCTGATGACCTGTGAAAATCTTTCCGCTATTTGGGGACCGACGTTGATGCACGCCGGCGAAAACAGCGCCGAAGAATGGAACAGAGCGGAAACCAGAGTGATCGGTGATCTCATCAAACTGTATCCGAAGCTGTATCAATTAACCGCCGCCGATATGGCGAAAGAGGCGAAAATTTTGGCAGTGCTCGAAAAACATCATGTTTCTAATAATGGCCTACGTGGAGCACCCTCCGGAGATCTCAAGATTTGGATATATATCTTTTCGAGGGAGGGCGAGTGTGTGAATGTCACT ATTGGGCCACAGAAAACTGCGTACGATGTATGTCGGGAGCTAGCAGAGAAAACAAGTTTATCCGCTCATGAATTGTGTTTGGAAGAATACACATTGTCTGGCGCATTAGAACGGCCACTGCATCACACTGAGCGTGTCCTCGAAACAGTGGCGAGGTGGGGATACTGGGATCCAGACGATAGGAAGGACAATGTCCTCATACTTAAAAAAGATCAGCTGTTCAAGGATATAGTACCTTTG ATAACTCCGCCAATGACAACGTCGGGTGAACTTAAGTTCGCTGATAGGAAatcgaaaaattttaaaaactaccTCTTTGAGTTCAGTCAAGCGAAGCTTTACTGTTACAAAGACAAATTCTGTTCGAATAAATTGTGCGAATGGAAAATAGAAGATATCATTTGGTATTTAGGTCATGAGCCGAAACGAAATCCACAAACAGG ATGGTCTATCACCTTTatagcaaaaaataaaaaaccaacGAG gtGTAAAGAAAGTCCGTTTTTTGGGAATACTTTAGCAGGGTCGTTAAAAGATGAGCAATACAAATGGTTAGCAGCTATGACCTTTGGAGAATATCAGTTAAATCTCCGGCCTCCTTCAGTCAATCTTATGGAACcataa
- the RhoGAP15B gene encoding rhoGAP_ARAP and RA_ARAPs domain-containing protein RhoGAP15B isoform X2 gives MDTNHVAQLLRSWAVWLKSSSESEKFPIEMEVKPIPKPRSMLTERPVPAPRKLPPALPATRWHSHSESSQSEKSDDSKSTPDSRSSTNNEFFRNLSTSSRQLKDEISEKMTIKGRAVISSTINASIRLEKSVKNLLTRRLTTMNQDELLRDSADKKLKSPTQDDRCVSLPVDDIFSNISFYSPLNSNLRSVRNEEDLSGMRYSPPPPVYPPPPLPDESIYDELQSVTSGSSRYDTISDKVERDFPDSFDLANLVLNQTSDSDQSLNLSDVNVAVPYDKSDSIKRFSISDSWTYYDTAPGSKSEGVDDLDRISSAEEDILEHDVPLLDRVSSASNESQASIQNSLYENLSTRKEEKETIPAENRQQTSKSLLFEFDPLSRAPEENVYSNNDDLMLLEALLSTNDSPSSSGSILDFQEVVENEEEHEEVENEHPRILAVPPEPPKRFDSLPKSECDTEATDKSATGKNPALLPKLAHLVTRKQPAVPPRKSAKHRSNAVNTALKTEATTSNASTPAPPTPTTPNTPEETSPSTAKATEEHRRVGMIQKLKKLRHESSSHGIKPNVISFVKSGSKLLSRNRDHSGAIPSAKLAKLERPKVAGLQNPATHRGIVYRSGVGMERAKDLVPRALVLADQKLSFYTDKGMSTLKEVIQLDTVYSIHLLQDVKVVDGETVHCIAISCEGRPSVHVFYAKGIIERRVWAQRILEAITCVFPTKYTTELTRTGWAYLKEGVTGTWFPAWVLLHQRTLIYTKSLDPFMAINFGELDLRKARCIVLREQEGPNPGNGSIPVVVVDAGGSGALHVAAPGIHEGSAWRHAIYQAATNCAPALEQQQLTQDNVPVILDKCINFIYAHGIMTEGIYRQSGSNSAVVKLLQAFRRDAWATQITREAYTEHDVATVLRRFLRDLPNPLFPANIHDRLCFTSESNNEDDRVSTYRKLLTTLSPIPAATLRRVLAHLHCLSQQSSRNLMTCENLSAIWGPTLMHAGENSAEEWNRAETRVIGDLIKLYPKLYQLTAADMAKEAKILAVLEKHHVSNNGLRGAPSGDLKIWIYIFSREGECVNVTIGPQKTAYDVCRELAEKTSLSAHELCLEEYTLSGALERPLHHTERVLETVARWGYWDPDDRKDNVLILKKDQLFKDIVPLITPPMTTSGELKFADRKSKNFKNYLFEFSQAKLYCYKDKFCSNKLCEWKIEDIIWYLGHEPKRNPQTGWSITFIAKNKKPTRCKESPFFGNTLAGSLKDEQYKWLAAMTFGEYQLNLRPPSVNLMEP, from the exons AT GGACACGAATCATGTGGCGCAACTTCTACGTTCCTGGGCGGTTTGGTTGAAGAGTAGCAGCGAGTCGGAGAAGTTCCCGATCGAGATGGAGGTGAAGCCCATACCGAAACCCAGGTCGATGCTGACCGAACGACCCGTACCCGCCCCGAGGAAGTTGCCACCCGCCCTTCCAGCGACTAGATGGCACAGTCACAGCGAATCTTCTCAGTCAGAAAAGAGCGACGACTCGAAATCGACACCGGACTCGCGCAGCTCCACGAACAACGAATTCTTTCGCAACCTGAGCACCAGCTCCCGTCAGCTGAAGGATGAGATCTCGGAGAAGATGACGATCAAGGGTCGGGCGGTGATATCGAGCACCATAAACGCCAGCATACGGCTGGAGAAATCGGTGAAGAATCTTCTCACGAGAAGATTGACCACCATGAACCAGGACGAGCTCCTGCGAGATTCGGCCGACAAGAAACTGAAGAGTCCCACGCAGGACGACAGATGCGTTTCATTGCCAGTGGACGATATTTTCAGCAACATCTCCTTCTATAGCCCGTTGAACAGCAATTTGAGGAGCGTCAGAAACGAGGAGGATCTTTCCGGGATGCGATACAGTCCGCCGCCTCCTGTCTATCCTCCTCCTCCGCTTCCTGACGAGTCTATCTATGACGAACTGCAGTCTGTTACGTCCGGCAGCAGTCGATACGACACTATCTCTGACAAAGTCGAAAGGGATTTTCCAGACTCCTTCGATCTTGCCAATTTAGTACTCAATCAG ACCAGCGACTCCGATCAGAGTTTGAACCTCTCCGACGTGAACGTGGCCGTCCCGTACGACAAGTCTGACAGCATCAAAAGGTTTTCGATATCCGACTCCTGGACGTACTACGACACAGCGCCAGGAAGTAAATCCGAAGGAGTGGATGACTTGGACAGGATATCCAGCGCAGAGGAAGATATCCTGGAGCACGATGTGCCTCTCCTCGACAGAGTCTCCTCAGCATCCAACGAGAGTCAAGCATCCATTCAGAATTCCTTGTATGAAAATCTGTCGACCCGGAAGGAGGAGAAAGAAACTATACCCGCTGAAAATAGACAGCAAACCAGCAAGTCTTTATTGTTCGAGTTTGATCCTCTCTCGAGAGCTCCTGAAGAGAATGTGTACAGTAACAACGACGATCTGATGTTGCTGGAGGCTCTGTTGTCTACGAACGATTCGCCGAGTAGTTCTGGGAGTATTCTGGACTTCCAGGAAGTGGTCGAGAACGAGGAGGAACACGAAGAGGTGGAGAACGAGCATCCACGAATCTTGGCTGTGCCACCCGAACCACCGAAGAGGTTCGATTCGTTGCCTAAGAGCGAGTGCGACACGGAGGCTACTGACAAGAGCGCTACTGGTAAAAATCCTGCTCTGCTACCGAAACTCGCTCATTTGGTGACGAGGAAACAACCTGCGGTACCTCCGAGAAAATCGGCGAAACATCGTTCCAATGCTGTGAACACTGCTTTGAAAACTGAGGCGACTACTAGCAATGCAAGTACACCAG CTCCACCAACACCCACTACACCGAACACGCCTGAAGAAACAAGTCCTTCAACAGCAAAAGCAACAGAAGAACACAGACGCGTGGGTATGatacagaaattgaaaaaactgAGGCACGAATCGTCGTCTCATGGTATCAAACCGAACGTGATCAGTTTCGTGAAGAGTGGCAGTAAATTATTGTCCAGAAATCGCGATCATAGCGGAGCTATACCGAGCGCTAAATTGGCGAAATTGGAAAGGCCAAAGGTGGCCGGATTACAGAATCCTGCGACACACAGAGGAATCGTTTACAGGAGCGGAGTCGGTATGGAGAGGGCGAAGGACCTGGTGCCAAGGGCACTGGTATTGGCGGACCAGAAGCTCTCGTTTTATACGGATAAGGGCATGTCTACTCTCAAGGAGGTCATTCAACTCGACACAGTGTACAGCATTCATCTTCTACAGGACGTAAA GGTAGTCGATGGCGAAACAGTACATTGCATAGCAATTAGCTGCGAAGGAAGACCGAGTGTTCACGTGTTCTACGCTAAAGGTATCATCGAACGTAGAGTTTGGGCACAGAGAATATTGGAAGCGATTACTTGCGTCTTTCCCACGAAATACACGACAGAGCTGACGAGAACGGGATGGGCTTACTTGAAG GAAGGCGTCACAGGTACATGGTTTCCGGCCTGGGTTCTTCTGCATCAAAGAactttaatttatacaaaatctctagatcctttCATGGCCATAAATTTCGGAGAATTGGATCTTCGAAAAGCACGATGCATTG TTTTGCGAGAACAGGAAGGACCAAATCCCGGAAACGGCTCCATTCCAGTAGTGGTTGTGGATGCAGGAGGTAGCGGGGCCTTGCACGTGGCTGCACCAGGAATTCACGAAGGATCTGCATGGAGACACGCTATTTATCAAGCGGCTACCAATTGTGCTCCCGCCTTGGAACAACAACAACTCACGCAGGACAACGTACCTGTGATTCTCGACAAGtgcattaatttcatttatgcTCATG GTATAATGACGGAGGGTATTTATCGTCAAAGCGGATCCAACAGCGCTGTTGTCAAATTATTGCAAGCGTTCCGTCGAGACGCATGGGCGACGCAGATCACAAGGGAAGCCTATACGGAGCACGACGTGGCCACGGTTCTCAGAAGGTTTCTCCGTGATTTACCGAATCCATTGTTTCCTGCCAACATTCACGATCGGCTTTGTTTTACCTCAG AAAGCAACAATGAAGACGACAGAGTTTCAACCTACAGAAAACTGTTGACCACCCTGAGTCCTATCCCAGCAGCAACGCTCAGAAGGGTTCTTGCTCACCTGCATTGTTTGAGTCAGCAAAGTTCCAGAAACCTGATGACCTGTGAAAATCTTTCCGCTATTTGGGGACCGACGTTGATGCACGCCGGCGAAAACAGCGCCGAAGAATGGAACAGAGCGGAAACCAGAGTGATCGGTGATCTCATCAAACTGTATCCGAAGCTGTATCAATTAACCGCCGCCGATATGGCGAAAGAGGCGAAAATTTTGGCAGTGCTCGAAAAACATCATGTTTCTAATAATGGCCTACGTGGAGCACCCTCCGGAGATCTCAAGATTTGGATATATATCTTTTCGAGGGAGGGCGAGTGTGTGAATGTCACT ATTGGGCCACAGAAAACTGCGTACGATGTATGTCGGGAGCTAGCAGAGAAAACAAGTTTATCCGCTCATGAATTGTGTTTGGAAGAATACACATTGTCTGGCGCATTAGAACGGCCACTGCATCACACTGAGCGTGTCCTCGAAACAGTGGCGAGGTGGGGATACTGGGATCCAGACGATAGGAAGGACAATGTCCTCATACTTAAAAAAGATCAGCTGTTCAAGGATATAGTACCTTTG ATAACTCCGCCAATGACAACGTCGGGTGAACTTAAGTTCGCTGATAGGAAatcgaaaaattttaaaaactaccTCTTTGAGTTCAGTCAAGCGAAGCTTTACTGTTACAAAGACAAATTCTGTTCGAATAAATTGTGCGAATGGAAAATAGAAGATATCATTTGGTATTTAGGTCATGAGCCGAAACGAAATCCACAAACAGG ATGGTCTATCACCTTTatagcaaaaaataaaaaaccaacGAG gtGTAAAGAAAGTCCGTTTTTTGGGAATACTTTAGCAGGGTCGTTAAAAGATGAGCAATACAAATGGTTAGCAGCTATGACCTTTGGAGAATATCAGTTAAATCTCCGGCCTCCTTCAGTCAATCTTATGGAACcataa